In the Stigmatella erecta genome, one interval contains:
- a CDS encoding SBBP repeat-containing protein: MPGASHTGTNQGGRDIFVRKYDGSKVLKWSRQRGSSKDDLSYAVAVNDTTGDVYVTGYTLGSFVTGTTASSNDVFVARYLPDGAAASAIQFGSSSNKSDIARGIAVDRNGKVYVTGYTNGVFPSQTSVGGIDMFLAKYSANLVTREWIRQMGTPSADYGYGVAASRNASGEIELYAVGQTFGSLSEGGTLGGTTLSNAGDYDAVIFQYSDSGTKKRATLLGTQGRDSVYAIASDGGANLYVVGATTYDLRSDPGAYMGSVDAFLAKYDVNLERKSVHQYGSTSENPSLEDDHATAVVADDDNGVYLAGYTAGNIGTGFNQGGSDLFVMRYADGCSVDPALVAQCRSAIGSGDPHLVTGDRYKYDFQGVGEFILTESIPQAANPFTIQVRQKASGTRVAYYSAVMARFGTARVGVYARATNPLMINGAAVSLAIGDILPLADGTRVLRPTTKRYVVASPQGDRLIVDNQTSSLNVTLILGPSRAGQVRGLLGNYNNVREDDFALRDGTPLTPPLSFTQLYKSTTNFADSWRITQAESLFDYGQGESTATFTNRSLPASTASTSELTPAQHQAAQQTCQTAGVTDPLQLDDCILDVAFTGDPAFATGAAEAQAQQPLAQQVYLGQFEEEPGAEWDTATTSMSPSGDRTFLGEFSNDSAQLTLPALPAHTTVTVTFDLLILQAWDGNGPFGPNSFGLNANGVEVYRTTFSNTSSPQFYPDSTAGTAHPAGTGAFERNSLFYPDGDAVYKMSITFTHTSPQLALQFFAAGLPGITNETWGIDKVVVKVK, from the coding sequence TTGCCCGGCGCTTCTCATACGGGGACGAACCAGGGCGGCCGGGACATCTTCGTGCGCAAGTACGATGGCAGCAAGGTGCTCAAGTGGAGCCGGCAGCGCGGCTCGAGCAAGGACGATCTTTCGTACGCCGTCGCCGTGAACGACACGACGGGGGATGTCTACGTGACGGGCTATACGCTCGGTTCGTTCGTGACCGGTACCACGGCCAGCAGCAATGATGTCTTCGTAGCTCGCTACCTGCCTGATGGTGCAGCGGCGTCCGCCATCCAGTTCGGCTCGTCCTCGAACAAGAGCGACATCGCGCGAGGTATTGCGGTGGACCGCAACGGCAAGGTGTACGTCACGGGTTACACTAACGGTGTTTTCCCTTCCCAGACGAGCGTGGGCGGCATCGACATGTTCCTGGCGAAGTACTCGGCCAATCTGGTCACGCGGGAGTGGATCCGCCAGATGGGGACGCCAAGTGCCGATTATGGCTATGGCGTGGCGGCCTCTCGCAACGCCTCGGGCGAGATCGAGCTCTACGCCGTGGGGCAAACGTTTGGGAGCTTGTCGGAGGGAGGAACGCTGGGCGGCACGACTTTGAGCAATGCGGGGGATTACGACGCGGTCATCTTCCAGTACAGCGACAGCGGTACGAAGAAGCGCGCCACGCTGCTGGGCACTCAAGGCCGGGATTCGGTGTACGCCATCGCGTCCGATGGTGGCGCCAACCTCTACGTCGTGGGCGCCACCACGTACGACCTAAGGTCCGACCCCGGAGCCTACATGGGCAGTGTGGATGCGTTCCTGGCGAAGTACGACGTCAATCTGGAACGCAAGTCCGTCCACCAGTACGGCTCCACGAGTGAGAACCCCTCCTTGGAGGACGACCATGCCACGGCCGTCGTCGCGGACGATGACAATGGCGTCTACCTCGCGGGCTATACAGCGGGGAACATCGGCACCGGCTTCAACCAAGGCGGCTCCGACCTCTTCGTGATGCGCTACGCGGATGGGTGCTCGGTGGATCCTGCCCTGGTCGCTCAGTGCCGGAGCGCGATAGGCAGCGGCGACCCACATCTCGTGACGGGAGATCGCTACAAGTACGACTTCCAGGGAGTGGGCGAGTTCATCCTGACGGAGTCCATTCCTCAGGCCGCGAACCCCTTCACCATCCAGGTACGCCAGAAGGCCAGCGGCACGCGGGTAGCGTACTACAGTGCCGTCATGGCCCGGTTCGGCACGGCACGCGTGGGCGTTTACGCGCGGGCCACCAATCCGCTGATGATCAATGGCGCAGCGGTGTCCCTGGCCATCGGTGACATCCTGCCACTTGCGGACGGCACGCGCGTGCTGCGGCCGACCACGAAGCGCTACGTCGTCGCCTCGCCGCAGGGTGACCGGCTGATCGTGGACAACCAGACGTCCTCGCTCAATGTGACGCTCATCCTGGGGCCATCCCGTGCCGGTCAAGTGCGTGGACTGCTGGGCAACTACAACAACGTGCGCGAGGATGACTTCGCCCTGCGCGACGGCACGCCGCTCACGCCGCCTCTCTCCTTCACCCAGCTCTACAAGAGCACGACGAACTTCGCGGACAGTTGGCGCATCACCCAGGCGGAGTCTCTGTTCGACTACGGCCAAGGGGAAAGCACCGCCACCTTCACCAATAGGAGTCTGCCGGCTTCCACGGCCTCCACCAGCGAGTTGACCCCCGCCCAGCACCAGGCGGCGCAACAGACGTGCCAGACGGCGGGCGTGACCGACCCTCTTCAACTGGATGACTGCATCCTGGATGTCGCCTTCACCGGGGATCCGGCCTTCGCCACGGGGGCCGCCGAGGCCCAGGCTCAGCAACCCCTCGCCCAGCAGGTCTACCTCGGTCAGTTCGAGGAGGAGCCCGGAGCCGAGTGGGACACGGCCACGACAAGCATGAGCCCCTCTGGGGACCGCACCTTCCTGGGAGAGTTCAGCAATGATTCAGCCCAGTTGACCCTGCCTGCATTGCCGGCGCATACCACCGTTACCGTCACCTTCGACCTGCTCATCCTCCAGGCGTGGGATGGCAATGGCCCCTTTGGTCCCAACTCCTTTGGACTGAACGCGAACGGTGTGGAAGTCTACCGCACCACGTTCTCCAACACGTCGAGCCCCCAGTTCTACCCGGACAGCACGGCAGGCACGGCCCACCCGGCAGGGACTGGCGCCTTTGAGCGCAACTCGTTGTTCTATCCGGATGGTGATGCCGTCTACAAGATGAGCATCACCTT
- a CDS encoding dienelactone hydrolase family protein: MAIQSQRFSYDAGGVESAAFLTWDDAVKGPLPGVLVSPTVRGPTPFEEERAGRLAALGYAAMVLDPYGIAARTAPNPDNFKLMNALIQDRALLQARLGAAADALKSRKEVDPARLAAIGFCFGGLCALDLARTRTDILGVAPFHGVLAPSPAPTLDRITAKVLALHGWEDPLAKPEDVRALADELTAKGCDWQIHAYGQTAHAFTNPQANDRQKGMSYRAEADRRSWASLQNFLEELFG; the protein is encoded by the coding sequence ATGGCAATCCAGTCACAGAGGTTCTCCTATGATGCGGGAGGCGTCGAATCGGCCGCCTTCCTGACCTGGGACGATGCGGTGAAGGGGCCATTGCCCGGCGTGCTGGTGTCTCCCACCGTGCGTGGCCCCACGCCCTTCGAGGAAGAGCGCGCCGGGCGGCTGGCGGCGCTCGGTTATGCGGCGATGGTGCTGGACCCCTACGGCATCGCCGCGCGAACCGCGCCCAACCCCGATAACTTCAAACTGATGAACGCGCTCATCCAGGATCGCGCCTTGCTCCAAGCGCGGCTGGGGGCTGCGGCCGATGCGCTCAAATCGCGCAAGGAAGTCGATCCGGCCCGGCTCGCCGCGATTGGCTTCTGCTTCGGAGGCTTGTGCGCGCTCGACCTGGCGCGGACTCGCACCGATATCCTGGGGGTCGCCCCGTTCCACGGGGTGCTCGCGCCATCGCCTGCACCCACGCTCGACCGGATCACCGCCAAGGTGCTGGCGCTCCACGGCTGGGAGGACCCGCTGGCCAAGCCGGAGGACGTCCGCGCGCTCGCGGACGAACTGACCGCCAAGGGCTGCGACTGGCAGATCCACGCCTACGGCCAGACTGCCCACGCCTTCACCAACCCACAGGCGAATGACCGGCAGAAAGGCATGAGCTACCGCGCCGAGGCGGACCGGCGCTCCTGGGCGTCCCTCCAGAACTTCTTGGAGGAACTCTTCGGGTAG
- a CDS encoding CotH kinase family protein: MFGRSRLGALAALALLSTACGDDGRPDGWTDATHGKNAKPAYDVVFPQGQVNRMDITVAPEDWQAMQDDMTGMLGTFGSRGSGPGGGGGGPGGALPVELTQACEGKAAGEACTATFQGNSFTSTCRQLQDGMLFCQPRGGGGGPGGGAPPDGGVPPDGGTAPGGGGPGGGGGGDLIPNTPVYVPSTVRFGDKTWWHVGVRFKGNSSLSQSWGSGVGKLPFRLHFDKFEDEYPEIDNQRFYGFQKLSLSNSVADASLIRDKVATDLFRESGVPASHTAFVALYVDHGEGAEYYGLYTLAEDPGDPLLNSFFGTDKGALYEADGVGARLQTFDAESFGPETDAAEEGWSSVEALISALNADRSDAAAWRANLEAKFDVDGFLKWLAIAAVAQHWDAYGAMTHNYYLYAHPGENGRVHWITWDHDRTLSGGGGGGGMGSVSLTRDEVTNAWPLIRYVLDEPTYRAAYQQYALEAARGPFAPEALKARFSAEHALIAPWVTGENAERQGFTFLTSPQQFQDALTGTSGLLQFAGQRAAQVEAAFGTP, from the coding sequence ATGTTTGGACGTTCGAGGTTGGGAGCACTCGCTGCACTCGCACTCCTTTCCACCGCCTGTGGAGACGATGGGAGGCCCGACGGGTGGACCGACGCCACGCACGGCAAGAACGCCAAGCCCGCCTATGACGTCGTCTTCCCCCAGGGCCAGGTCAACCGGATGGACATCACCGTCGCCCCGGAAGACTGGCAGGCGATGCAGGATGACATGACCGGCATGCTCGGGACGTTCGGCAGCCGCGGCAGTGGGCCGGGCGGCGGAGGCGGAGGCCCCGGCGGCGCGCTCCCCGTGGAGCTGACCCAAGCCTGCGAGGGCAAGGCCGCGGGCGAGGCCTGCACCGCGACCTTCCAGGGCAACAGCTTCACCAGCACCTGCCGGCAGCTCCAGGACGGCATGCTCTTCTGCCAGCCCCGAGGTGGGGGAGGAGGCCCCGGAGGCGGTGCCCCACCCGACGGCGGTGTTCCCCCGGACGGCGGCACGGCCCCTGGCGGTGGGGGCCCGGGTGGCGGCGGCGGCGGGGACCTCATTCCCAACACGCCCGTGTACGTGCCCTCGACGGTGCGCTTCGGGGACAAGACATGGTGGCACGTGGGCGTGCGCTTCAAGGGCAACTCCTCGCTGTCCCAGTCGTGGGGCAGCGGGGTGGGCAAGCTCCCCTTCCGGCTCCACTTCGACAAGTTCGAGGACGAGTACCCGGAGATCGACAACCAGCGCTTCTACGGCTTCCAGAAGCTGTCGCTCTCCAACAGCGTGGCCGACGCGTCGCTGATCCGCGACAAGGTGGCGACGGATCTCTTCCGTGAGTCCGGCGTGCCCGCCTCGCACACCGCCTTCGTGGCGCTCTACGTGGACCATGGCGAGGGGGCCGAGTACTACGGCCTGTACACGCTCGCCGAGGACCCTGGAGATCCGCTGCTCAACAGCTTCTTCGGCACGGACAAGGGTGCGCTCTACGAGGCCGACGGCGTGGGCGCCCGGCTCCAGACCTTCGACGCGGAGTCCTTCGGCCCCGAGACGGACGCGGCCGAGGAGGGCTGGTCGAGCGTGGAGGCCCTCATCTCCGCGCTTAACGCGGACCGGAGCGACGCGGCCGCCTGGCGCGCCAACCTCGAGGCGAAGTTCGACGTGGACGGCTTCCTCAAGTGGCTCGCCATCGCCGCCGTGGCCCAGCACTGGGACGCCTACGGCGCGATGACGCACAACTACTACCTCTATGCGCACCCCGGGGAGAACGGGCGCGTCCACTGGATTACCTGGGACCATGACCGCACCCTGAGCGGCGGTGGCGGCGGCGGCGGCATGGGCTCGGTGTCGCTCACGCGCGACGAGGTGACCAACGCCTGGCCGCTCATCCGCTACGTGCTCGATGAGCCCACCTACCGGGCGGCCTATCAGCAGTACGCGCTGGAGGCGGCGCGGGGCCCCTTCGCCCCCGAGGCGCTGAAGGCCCGCTTCAGCGCGGAGCACGCGCTCATCGCCCCCTGGGTCACCGGTGAGAACGCGGAGCGCCAGGGCTTCACCTTCCTGACCAGCCCCCAGCAGTTCCAGGACGCGCTCACCGGTACCTCGGGCCTGTTGCAGTTCGCCGGCCAGCGCGCGGCCCAGGTCGAGGCCGCCTTCGGGACGCCGTGA
- a CDS encoding VTC domain-containing protein produces the protein MFIESREDVVQPSPELDHERRFLPSPEGVASFVEAVRPWTEPLVYDPEQPHAFTRTTYFDTERLDFLASCGTKRPQRLRLREYAGSPHLAQPPVLTGPRFLEVKMTTGARRTKTRCPVSEEAANALLSGLAQPLALLPPELPGRAFGPMRPQVTAWYRRSTRATADGGVRLTLDEELSFALPPGHSETGGPALPTRLIERLPAPLLEVKWRGPPPRWLAQALTRLVPFESRGSKFEQGMRALLGSTVTPLPRLPR, from the coding sequence GTGTTCATCGAATCGCGTGAGGACGTGGTGCAGCCATCCCCGGAGCTGGATCACGAGCGGCGCTTCCTCCCCTCTCCCGAGGGGGTGGCGTCCTTCGTGGAAGCGGTGCGGCCGTGGACCGAGCCCCTGGTGTATGACCCGGAGCAGCCCCACGCCTTCACGCGCACGACGTACTTCGACACGGAGCGGCTGGACTTCCTGGCCTCCTGTGGAACGAAGCGCCCCCAGCGCCTGCGGCTGCGCGAGTACGCGGGGAGCCCGCACCTCGCCCAGCCCCCCGTGCTGACCGGCCCCCGGTTCCTCGAGGTGAAGATGACCACGGGGGCCAGGCGCACGAAGACCCGGTGCCCAGTCTCGGAGGAGGCGGCGAACGCGCTGCTCTCCGGCCTCGCGCAGCCCCTGGCGCTGCTGCCCCCGGAGCTGCCGGGGCGGGCCTTCGGGCCCATGCGGCCCCAGGTGACGGCCTGGTACCGCCGCAGCACGCGGGCCACGGCGGATGGCGGCGTCCGCCTCACGCTCGACGAGGAGCTCTCCTTCGCGCTGCCCCCCGGGCACAGCGAGACCGGAGGGCCCGCCCTGCCCACGCGGCTCATCGAGCGGCTCCCCGCGCCCCTGCTGGAGGTGAAGTGGCGGGGGCCTCCGCCCCGGTGGCTCGCGCAGGCCCTGACGCGGCTCGTCCCCTTCGAGTCCCGCGGCTCGAAATTCGAGCAGGGCATGCGCGCACTGCTCGGCAGCACCGTCACGCCGCTCCCCCGCCTTCCCCGCTGA